AAAAATGATATGAACTGGGAATACGGAGGCTTGTATTCGGCTGCAAAATCCAAATCAGATTATGATGTTTTTGATTTTGAAAAAAATGAAAATACCAATTTTGATTATAATTTTAAAGAAGAAAACGCAGCCGTCTATTCACAGCTGTCCGGAAAAATTAAAAAAGTAAATTTCTCAGTTGGATTACGGGTCGAAAATACAAATGTTAACGGAAAGTACAGCACAGAAAGCTCATCGCAGATTGATAAAAATTATACGAATCTCTTCCCGAAAACCCAGTTTTCGTTTTCAATAGACAGTTCAAAGAGTGTAAGTATAGATTATTCTAAAAGTATTTCCAGACCCAATTATTCGTCACTAAGTATGATTGGCGTGTATATAAATCCGTATTTTATTTACGGAAGTAATATTAATTTAGTCCCCACTTTTATGGATGTGATTTCAGTTGCTTTTCAATATCACGATAAATCGGTAAAACTGACTTTGTATCAAAATAAAAATCCCGTTTATCAGGATTTTGTATTTGATGATGCAAGCAATGTATTGACATTTAGCGAGAAAAATTTCCAAAAAGAATCCGGTTACAACATAGAGTTCACGCTTCCGTTTACTTATAAAATCTGGACGAATACCAATTCATTGGTTTTTGCCACAAATAAAATCGAAGACGATTTGGCATTGTTTAATTCTTCAAAGACCTATTTGTATTATTACTCCAATAATACTTTTAAACTGCCAAAGGATTTTACATTCGTTTTGTCGTTTTGGGGATCAACCAAACAGAAAGAAGGTGTTTTTGAACGAAATGCCAAACTAATTTTTGATATGTCGCTTGCCAGATCTTTTGGTAAAAACTGGAATTGTACACTGAATTATAATGATATTTTTAAAAATACCATTTACACAGAAAGATTCACCATAAACAACATCGGCTCCAGAGCAAGATATTTAGTCGATGCTAATGAATTTTCGATTACACTTCGTTATTCTTTCGGAAAGATAAAAGATTCAGAATATAAAGAAAAGAGCGTCAATGAGAATGAAAATCGTATTCGATAAAAGGCTAATATCAAAAATTCCAAATTCCAATTCGAAATGTCAAATTGGAATTTGGAATTTAAATTATGTAATTTATTTTAAGATTGAGATTTAAAAATTTGAAGAATTAACCTTCATCTTCTTCGCGTATTTTTACAGCGGCCATGTCGTCCGGAAGTTCTTCTTCATCGTCTGTAGAATGCAGTTCGAAGAAACTAAAATACGAACCGCCGTAACTTTTCTGAAACGAAAAATTACTTAAATGATCCAATTTGGTATATTTTGAATGTTCGATAATCATCATACCGTCTTCAGAAAGCAGTTCTCTTTCAAAAACCGTAAGCGCAATTTTTTCAAAAGCCGCCTGATCGAAACCGTAAGGAGGATCTGCAAAAATGATATCGTATGATGTTTTACAATTATCAAGAAATTTATAAACATCGCTTTTTGTAGCAGCAATATCAAAATCGAATTCTGATGAAACCTGTTTAATAAATTTCACACACCCAAAATCACCGTCGATTGAGGTAATAGGCGCACTGCCGCGCGAAGCGAACTCGTAACTTATATTGCCGGTTCCCGAAAATAAATCCAAAACCTTTAAGCCGTCAAAACTAAAATGATTATTCAAAACATTAAATAATGCTTCTTTACTCATGTCAGTCGTAGGTCTTACAGGAAGGTTTTTTGGTGGAAAAATCCGACGCCCTTTGTATTTTCCTGAAATAATTCTCATGATTGAAATAAGATATAATGTTTTTGATTTTGAGCAGTTGTATAATTGTTTCTTTCTTTTGCCGTGGTAACATCCAAAAAGGAAACATTGCGTATGTATTTGTAAGCCATGGCATAAAAAGTGTCATTTTCTGTAATCGTACCCAGCAGTTCAAGCTGAAAAATCTCAGGATTTAAATTCAGCTGCTCGGCTGTAAAAAGAATGTAATAAATAAAATCTTCCGGTTTTTCATATTCAAATGAATTGAATAACAGAAGTTTTTGGTTTTGAACCACAAGAATCTCAAAATGATCCGGATTAAAATTCACGATCATTTTTTTCTCGTCATTATTTTTGGAAGCTTCCAGAATTTTTTCTGCCAGAATACTGTTTACGTGTTTATAATCAAATGAACCCACATTGTCAATCAAAAAATTGTTGATGTTGATATACGGAATATAAACAGAGTGCATTTCGTAATTCAGAATGTGGTCGTAAGTAAAAAAGTCCGTTTCAAAAACTTTGGTGGTATATTGCAGATAACTTCCTAAATAATTCTCATCAAACAGTGCAGTAGGAACAAAAGTCGAAAGATTATTACTGTGTATTACTAAAATATCATCATACGTTTCCTTTAATTCAGGATGTTTTTTAAATGCCTCAGCGTACAAATCCTCTATTTTGTTTTGTTTTTGCACATTATCAAATACCACTTCATTAAAAGAAGTGATGGTATTGTTTAAAGTATCAAAACAAGCAAATGAGAATCCGTTCAGCGAAACCTGAATCGAAAGTTTTTTATATTTTTTTGATGTGATATTTGTATTGTGTAATGACATATTTGATTTACAATTCGTTACCGGCGCTGAATAGAAAGAATTTTAGGCGACCACAAACTTACAAATTAAAAAGGAACAAATATAATTGCAATTTTAAAAATCAATATTACAAGAACGTTAGCACAGTATTATTTTTGTATTATTTAACCTATTTTTTGCTTTTTTGAACCATTTAAGTAAGATAAGCTGTTTAAGTTTTAAAAACAGATATGAAAAGATTCTGCATCAGTGATACAAATTTACGCTCTAAAATAATATGAACTTTTATCACTTACATAATTTAAACCCTTAAGATAGCACCTTAATTTTTTTAATTGCCATTGTTATTGACATTAATTATTGCCATTGCCATTGATATTGCCATTTGACTTTTTTGGTAATTGATATTGTTATTGCCAGTGCCATTAAAAAAACCGAACTTTGCAGGCCAATTTGATCTCATGAATTCACCATTATTTTACAGCCTTTTACAGAAAAGATTTCCTTTTGCACCAACATATAAGCAGGATATCTTTTTTCAGAAAATTGCTATTTTTTTAACTGAACCCAAAAACGATACGATTTTTGTGCTGAAAGGATATGCCGGAACCGGAAAAACAACCGTGATTTCGACAATCGTAAACAATCTTGGCGACATCAATAAAAAATTTGTACTGCTGGCCCCAACCGGACGCGCAGCGAAGGTAATTTCGAATTATTCTAATACGCAGGCTTTTACGATTCATAAGAAAATATATTTCCCAAAAAAATCATCGGGTGGAGGAGTAGCTTTTACCAAACAGGTCAATAAACATAAAAACACCATTTTTATAGTCGATGAGGCCTCTATGATTTCAGACAGCACGCTGGACAGCGGATCGCTTCTCGACGATTTGATTTACTACGTGTATTCAGGAACGAACTGTAAAATGATTCTTTTAGGAGATACGGCTCAGTTACCACCGGTAAATCTGGATATAAGCCCGGCATTAGATATTCAGACTCTGGGTGTTCATTACGACAAAGAAATCGAACATATCGAACTTGATGAAGTAATGCGTCAGGAAGAAAATTCAGGTATTCTGTACAACGCAACCGAATTACGTGAACTGCTGAAAGAATCCTTTATAACCGAATTCAGGTTTAATGTAAAAAAGTTTAAAGACATTGTTCGTCTAACCGATGGTTATGATATTCAGGATGCCATAAACACGGCGTACAGTAATTATAGTATTGAAGACACAGCATTTATTGTGCGTTCTAACAAAAGGGCAAATCAATATAATGAACAAATCAGAAGCAGGATTTTATTTAAAGAAAGTGAACTTTCTGTTGGGGATTTTTTAATGGTGGTAAAGAACAATTATTACTGGCTGAAAGAAACCGATGAAGCCGGATTTATTGCCAACGGTGATATTATCGAAGTTCTGGAACTTTTTGGGATCAGGGAGTTATACGGATTTACTTTTGCAAAAGTAAAAATAAGGATGGTCGATTATCCAAACCAAAAGCCTTTTGAAACGGTCTTGATTTTGGATACTTTAAAAAGCGAATCACCTTCTTTAACTTACGAAGAAAGCAATCGCTTGTACGAAGAAGTAATGAAAGATTATGAAGATGAGCCAACGAAATACAAAAGATTCCAAAAAGTAAAAGAGAACGAATATTTCAACGGACTTCAGGTAAAATTCTCTTACGCCATAACCTGCCACAAATCGCAGGGAGGACAGTGGAATACGGTTTTTATTGAACAGCCGTACCTGCCTGACGGAATTGACCGTGATTATATAAGATGGCTTTACACTGCCATGACCAGAGCTAAAAATAAATTATATTTGATAGGTTTTAAAGACGAAAGTTTTGAAGAGTAACTAGAGTTTTCAGCCGACCCGAGCGATAGCGAATTATAGAAAAAAAATCGTGAAGCGCAGGCGGAAAAAAATTGCAGAAAAGATAATAACCAGAAGGATTTTTCCTCGTAACAAAATATAAAAATGAAAATAATAGCGGTAATTCCGGCGCGATATGCTTCGACACGTTTTCCTGCAAAGCTGATGCAGGATTTAGGAGGCAAAACAGTAATTCTTAGAACATATGAAGCTGCGGTTTCAACAAACTTATTTGATGACGTTTTTGTAGTAACTGATTCTGATTTAATTTTTGATGAAATTGTTTCCAATGGAGGAAAAGCCATTATGAGCATCAAAGAACACGAATCTGGCAGTGACCGAATTGCCGAAGCCGTTGCCGGTCTGGATGTTGATATCGTGGTAAACGTTCAGGGCGATGAACCTTTTACAGAAGCCGGACCTTTAGAACAGGTTTTATCTGTTTTTAAAAATGATGAAGACAAAAAGATTGATCTGGCTTCCTTAATGCGAGAAATAACCAGCGAAGACGAAATTAACAATCCTAATAATGTAAAAGTAGTGGTTGACCAGTCACAATTTGCCTTATACTTTTCAAGATCAGTAATTCCGTATCCGAGAGATAAAGACGCCGGAGTACGATATTTTCAGCATATTGGGATTTACGCTTTCAGAAAACAGGCATTATTAGATTTCTACAGTCTTCCTATGAAATCTTTAGAAGCTTCTGAAAAACTGGAACAGTTGCGATATTTAGAATTCGGAAAACGTATTAAAATGGTTGAGACAAACCACGTAGGAATCGGAATTGATACGGCTGAAGATCTAGAAAAGGCGAGGGCTGTTCTGGCTTCTAAATAAACTTTACGATTAAACGCCGTTATAACCGATTTGCTTTTGCGAAAGCGCGGATTTAAAAACGGATTTTCTTTAAATCAAAAAAGCTCAACTTTAAGTTGAGCTTTTTTTGGATATTATTTTTTCTTTTTCGCTTTTGCCTTCTTTTTAGATTTGGCTTTCTTTTTAGCAATTTTTTTAGCCTTAGCTTTGTCTTTCGCTTTTTTCGCTTTTTCTTTTTTCTTAGCAGCAGCTTTTAGTTTTGCTTTTTTGGCTTTTTCTTTCTTCTTGTCTTTTTTAGCTTTATCTTTTTTCTTGGCTAACTTCTTTTTTTCTTTGTCCTTTTCTTTGTCTTTCACTTTCTTTTCTTTTTTAGCAGCAGTTTCTTTATTAGAAACTACTTCATTAGTAGTAATAGTGTTTTCTTCTACAATTGGTGTTTCTACGACTGCCGGTTTAATGGTTGGAACCGTTACTTTTTTAGCAGGAGTTCTGCGTGCTGCCGGTTTTACAGTTGCAGAAGCAGGAGCTTTTGTAGTTGTCGTTTTTGCTGTTGTCGTTTTTGCAGCTGTTGCGGCCGGTTTTGCAGTTGTAGTTCTTGCCGGAGCTTTACGAACTGGCGTTTTAGCCGGCACTGCGTTTTCTGTTTTTATATCTTCTGCAGCTGGCTGAGGAGTTTCAGGAGTTGCGGCGTCGATCTTCTCAGGAGTACTTTCTTCAGTTTTGTTTTCCATATTATTGTGCTTTTAGATGAGGATGTAATTAACAATGTGACTAAATTGTTAAGTTTTAGTTAAGTAAAGATAATTATAAAACAAGTTTTTCAATGTTAAGTTTTTTAGGAAAATTTACATTTAACACATTGAAAGTTAAAGGATTAATTTTTTGGGTAAAATTAAAAACCAAAATCTCTTAACAATTCTACATGAAAAAATAGAAGAAATTGCTGTATAATTAACGAAATATGTACTCAAATTCGTTCTTTTGAAACGCATTTAATCCAGTCCAGATGCGGACAGCATCTTTTTATGACGATCCTTTTGTGAGCCGTAAAAAAGAAGTGTACAGATGGGAAACAGCTCAATATACTTTATAGAAAGATTTAATTGGTAATGGCTTCCAGAATTTTGAAATTACTTTTTGGAGCTTCGCATAATGAACAGCAATAATCCTCGCCTAAATCACTAAATAAAATACCTTTTGGAATTCCCTGAGTTTTGTCTCCGTATTCAGAATTATAAAGCGTTAGACATTCCTGACATTGATAAATATCTAATTTGGGCTTTTCTTTCTTCTGCTGCTTTTCATTGCTTTCTGCAGTAGAATTTCCGAGTTCTTCAAAATATTTTCGGCTTAATTCAATTAAAATTGTTGGAAGTTCCAGTTTGTCAATATCCTGCGAGTGTACAATATATTCGCGTGTATTTGGGTCAAAATTCTTCGCAAACAATACATTATAAGTATCCCTGATTTTAATAGATTCCAAAGCTGCAGGAAGTTCATTTTTTTCGATAACAATCGAAGTGAAATAATGTCCGTCGCGGTTGTATTCTGAAATTCCGAAATTGAGCCCGTAGGTGCTGATATCGAATTGATCTAGTGTACGAACTAAAAACGTTTTAAGATTCAAAGCCCATTCCATCGCAACGGGTAAATGCCAGTTTAATTCTAATAAGGAATGGCGAACGTTGATTCCTCTTTTGCCCAGGAATTTTTCCCATTCCAGTTTTCGGTCTTTTGGAATTCCTTTTATAATGAATGATTTCCAGGGTGTGATACAAATTTTTCCAATTTTGCATTCAAAACACAAATCGCACATTTCTTTTAGGAAATCTAAATTGTATAAATTATTTCGCCAATATAATCCCAGCCAGTATTGATCAATCCCCATTCTATTCATTCCTTCATAATATGGAAATGGATAAAACGAAATATGCAGCGGTTTGTCTATTGTTCGGCTATTTGTATCCAAAGCCTCGCTGACCAGCGTAAAAAGTAATTCGATATCTACAGAATCTTCTTCGGATATTTTTTCGATTTCATAATAAATTTTCGCCAGATCCCAGCTGTAAAGCAAAACCGGATACACTTCCATCTTTTCCCATTTTGGGAGACGAATGTATAAATACCAATAATCTTCATGATCTGAAGCAATGAAATTTAAATGACCTGTAAATAACGGCACCAGCTGTTGTTTCGGATCGGTTATGTTGACTTTAAGTTTTGGCTGTTCTTTAAATTCTTCCAGAACATATAAAAAACGGTTTCCGGTAAGCCAGTTTGTATTTCTGAAAATATCTGTCGAAACATAAGAAGAAACGATATTATTACCGCTTTTCTGATCGGGATAAACAAAATGATATTTTCCTAAAGTAGTTTTATCTAAAGATTTAAATCCCTGAGGAAAAATAATATCCTGTCTGGAACCAAAGGAAATAGAATCTAAACCTTCGTCTATTGCTATATTTACAACTTCTTTTAATTCTCCTGGCGAAATAACTCCTCCTTTTACTATTAATCTTGTTAGTTCCATAGTTTTTATTTTGTTTCAGGTTTCAGGTTTTCTTTGTTTCAGGTTTTCTTTGTTTCAGGTTTCAGGTTTTCTTTGTTTCAGGTTTTACCACAATCTTGTCATTTCTGTAAAGGTTACTTATTTCGGTAACGGATTTATCATTTCAATTGGTTTTTTTCCATCAATTCCCTGATGTGGTCTTTCATGATTGTAATAATACAAATATTGTAATAATTCCTCTTTCAGTTCTTCTTGCGAATCAAAATCAGTATCCCGTAATAAATCCTCTTCGAGAGTTCTCCAAAAACGTTCAACCTTGCCATTTGTCTGCGGACGGTAAGGTCTTGTGTACCTGTGAACTATTCCTAATTCCATGAGCATTCTTTCAAATGGATGCTGATTTTTTACCTTGCTTGTTTTGATTCCAAATTCAGCCCCATTATCAGACAATATCTCTTCAAATTTTATTTCATAATGACTGCTTAAGATATTCAAGCACTTTAATGAGGCAAACATTACTGTTAAACTCGTGATGTCCGGAACTAATTCTGCCCAGGCAATACGGCTGTAATCATCAATTACACAGACTAAATAGAGTTTTTTGTTTTCTCCGCGAATTACGCTTTTGCTTAAATAATGACAATCAATATGACCCAGCTGTCCCATTCTTTCTTTGATTATTTTCTGATGATTCTTTTTGATCTTCGGAGTTAATCTGTTTATTTTATGCCGCTTTAAAATATTGTAAACTCCAGAATATGAGGGTGTGTATTTTC
This portion of the Flavobacterium gelatinilyticum genome encodes:
- a CDS encoding outer membrane beta-barrel family protein; translation: MTIYLPVKLLLALLLFSLSFIANAQNETPKDSVSNELNEVVISQNKKTFTNSNGNIKVDVANSVYNSILDPVELLSKLPLVQISSDRESISIVGKGNPLIYIDNQKAGMNDLNALAVSDIKTIEIIQNPSSKYEAEGRAVILITRKLSKKDSFKMDIFETASFKKYCNNYLGFNSSFKKNKLEWKASFNYNKLEPWESHSIAYQIPQAQIISSYDVSAVTKRNKYIFGGGLFYKINDEDYFSVNVNGRWQNDTFDINAFTFNKNQDQENHVYTFSDNTSDKNFINSFLNYSKKLKTIDTKLFIGLQGSNFNQHLWTLVENNFNNTRPELSQNRDQKFNVDVFSGRIDLEKKFKNDMNWEYGGLYSAAKSKSDYDVFDFEKNENTNFDYNFKEENAAVYSQLSGKIKKVNFSVGLRVENTNVNGKYSTESSSQIDKNYTNLFPKTQFSFSIDSSKSVSIDYSKSISRPNYSSLSMIGVYINPYFIYGSNINLVPTFMDVISVAFQYHDKSVKLTLYQNKNPVYQDFVFDDASNVLTFSEKNFQKESGYNIEFTLPFTYKIWTNTNSLVFATNKIEDDLALFNSSKTYLYYYSNNTFKLPKDFTFVLSFWGSTKQKEGVFERNAKLIFDMSLARSFGKNWNCTLNYNDIFKNTIYTERFTINNIGSRARYLVDANEFSITLRYSFGKIKDSEYKEKSVNENENRIR
- a CDS encoding RsmD family RNA methyltransferase, with amino-acid sequence MRIISGKYKGRRIFPPKNLPVRPTTDMSKEALFNVLNNHFSFDGLKVLDLFSGTGNISYEFASRGSAPITSIDGDFGCVKFIKQVSSEFDFDIAATKSDVYKFLDNCKTSYDIIFADPPYGFDQAAFEKIALTVFERELLSEDGMMIIEHSKYTKLDHLSNFSFQKSYGGSYFSFFELHSTDDEEELPDDMAAVKIREEDEG
- a CDS encoding DUF3822 family protein encodes the protein MSLHNTNITSKKYKKLSIQVSLNGFSFACFDTLNNTITSFNEVVFDNVQKQNKIEDLYAEAFKKHPELKETYDDILVIHSNNLSTFVPTALFDENYLGSYLQYTTKVFETDFFTYDHILNYEMHSVYIPYININNFLIDNVGSFDYKHVNSILAEKILEASKNNDEKKMIVNFNPDHFEILVVQNQKLLLFNSFEYEKPEDFIYYILFTAEQLNLNPEIFQLELLGTITENDTFYAMAYKYIRNVSFLDVTTAKERNNYTTAQNQKHYILFQS
- a CDS encoding ATP-dependent DNA helicase, whose translation is MNSPLFYSLLQKRFPFAPTYKQDIFFQKIAIFLTEPKNDTIFVLKGYAGTGKTTVISTIVNNLGDINKKFVLLAPTGRAAKVISNYSNTQAFTIHKKIYFPKKSSGGGVAFTKQVNKHKNTIFIVDEASMISDSTLDSGSLLDDLIYYVYSGTNCKMILLGDTAQLPPVNLDISPALDIQTLGVHYDKEIEHIELDEVMRQEENSGILYNATELRELLKESFITEFRFNVKKFKDIVRLTDGYDIQDAINTAYSNYSIEDTAFIVRSNKRANQYNEQIRSRILFKESELSVGDFLMVVKNNYYWLKETDEAGFIANGDIIEVLELFGIRELYGFTFAKVKIRMVDYPNQKPFETVLILDTLKSESPSLTYEESNRLYEEVMKDYEDEPTKYKRFQKVKENEYFNGLQVKFSYAITCHKSQGGQWNTVFIEQPYLPDGIDRDYIRWLYTAMTRAKNKLYLIGFKDESFEE
- the kdsB gene encoding 3-deoxy-manno-octulosonate cytidylyltransferase; translated protein: MKIIAVIPARYASTRFPAKLMQDLGGKTVILRTYEAAVSTNLFDDVFVVTDSDLIFDEIVSNGGKAIMSIKEHESGSDRIAEAVAGLDVDIVVNVQGDEPFTEAGPLEQVLSVFKNDEDKKIDLASLMREITSEDEINNPNNVKVVVDQSQFALYFSRSVIPYPRDKDAGVRYFQHIGIYAFRKQALLDFYSLPMKSLEASEKLEQLRYLEFGKRIKMVETNHVGIGIDTAEDLEKARAVLASK
- a CDS encoding rubredoxin, translating into MELTRLIVKGGVISPGELKEVVNIAIDEGLDSISFGSRQDIIFPQGFKSLDKTTLGKYHFVYPDQKSGNNIVSSYVSTDIFRNTNWLTGNRFLYVLEEFKEQPKLKVNITDPKQQLVPLFTGHLNFIASDHEDYWYLYIRLPKWEKMEVYPVLLYSWDLAKIYYEIEKISEEDSVDIELLFTLVSEALDTNSRTIDKPLHISFYPFPYYEGMNRMGIDQYWLGLYWRNNLYNLDFLKEMCDLCFECKIGKICITPWKSFIIKGIPKDRKLEWEKFLGKRGINVRHSLLELNWHLPVAMEWALNLKTFLVRTLDQFDISTYGLNFGISEYNRDGHYFTSIVIEKNELPAALESIKIRDTYNVLFAKNFDPNTREYIVHSQDIDKLELPTILIELSRKYFEELGNSTAESNEKQQKKEKPKLDIYQCQECLTLYNSEYGDKTQGIPKGILFSDLGEDYCCSLCEAPKSNFKILEAITN
- a CDS encoding integrase core domain-containing protein, encoding MRNNSQDSTLERNYLEKYRFLIKEYEQVKNKTHPLYKKAMDFYTANDTCRKSFLKYYNRYKQSGKSVDLLPQKRGPKYKTRRPLPFIEQKVVELREKGNNKYEIVSILNPKLGKYTPSYSGVYNILKRHKINRLTPKIKKNHQKIIKERMGQLGHIDCHYLSKSVIRGENKKLYLVCVIDDYSRIAWAELVPDITSLTVMFASLKCLNILSSHYEIKFEEILSDNGAEFGIKTSKVKNQHPFERMLMELGIVHRYTRPYRPQTNGKVERFWRTLEEDLLRDTDFDSQEELKEELLQYLYYYNHERPHQGIDGKKPIEMINPLPK